From the genome of Leptospira saintgironsiae, one region includes:
- the asd gene encoding archaetidylserine decarboxylase (Phosphatidylserine decarboxylase is synthesized as a single chain precursor. Generation of the pyruvoyl active site from a Ser is coupled to cleavage of a Gly-Ser bond between the larger (beta) and smaller (alpha chains). It is an integral membrane protein.), with protein sequence MLTTKLFPFLDLDLLKPYFYFLVFIGLYLTFRLKFPQVRFLFLAIKIFSGNMDYKGSRGRLVHSQAFYAGTGSSLLPGAVLGSALALVLAGPGVLVWIWLSSFLIMPLRFVSSTLAIRFRIKLESGRYLSGPMYFIEKALRARWLAIAFSLACLLTVLSMGSAMPILGASFLAQNGLDIQGMTVPFLVSIIVVFVVLGGIRRIGRVSAYIAPIGLILFFLSYVLLFRDHLGNFYSFLESVFKDAMQPFSLLLGGGFSLARIFSTGTGMFFLSTETGIGKSAGVAGVVRTDSAAKQGIVSMLATFFEGFVISTLVIYALFSFGVKDLESVKNFLSVLINGPTDPARLALMASFLLFSIVAISGWFYTGEQNARYIFGEKFANAYRILFVASLLGSAYAYVQYGEEFLLQVFGIGYGLALITAVPVLISLVLLAKVAQGELRKFLEGGAHYEIFKDFYLLLLSILPKNLVSLLFGILASLRLPRFIMIPILKAFAKAYKINLNEAELEIQEYNSLNQFFTRALKAGARITDSAENALVSPVDARITGFGDINDQVILQAKGVDYNLKELIGGDKYLSKFQNGKYITFYLSPQDYHRIHSPAYGRILGYYYEPGKLFPVNELAVFGIRGLFPKNERLITFLQTEFGLVAVIKVGASNVGRIRVTYDKKIITNTLIRTTKEEDYKDVSIMIDKGAELGRFEMGSTVILILERDTFDFAELPLNEKVTYGTTIGTFRKQVLKLPR encoded by the coding sequence ATGCTGACTACTAAACTATTTCCGTTCCTGGATTTGGATCTTCTAAAACCTTATTTCTACTTTTTAGTTTTTATTGGGTTGTACCTTACCTTCCGTTTGAAGTTTCCTCAGGTCCGGTTCCTATTTTTAGCGATTAAAATTTTTTCCGGGAACATGGACTACAAAGGTTCCCGAGGACGTTTGGTACATTCTCAGGCATTCTATGCCGGAACAGGTTCCTCTCTACTTCCAGGAGCAGTACTTGGTTCCGCACTTGCGTTGGTATTAGCAGGTCCAGGAGTTTTAGTCTGGATCTGGCTTTCCAGTTTTCTAATCATGCCGCTTCGTTTTGTATCTTCTACACTCGCGATCCGATTCAGGATCAAATTGGAAAGTGGAAGATATCTTTCAGGTCCAATGTATTTTATAGAAAAAGCACTTAGAGCTAGATGGCTTGCTATCGCTTTTTCTTTGGCCTGCTTGTTAACAGTACTTTCTATGGGAAGTGCTATGCCAATTTTAGGGGCTTCCTTCTTAGCTCAGAATGGATTGGACATCCAAGGGATGACAGTTCCGTTTTTAGTTTCTATCATTGTAGTGTTTGTAGTATTAGGTGGGATCAGAAGGATCGGAAGAGTTTCTGCTTATATCGCTCCAATAGGTCTCATTCTATTTTTCTTAAGTTATGTTCTATTGTTTAGGGATCATTTAGGAAACTTTTACTCCTTCTTAGAATCTGTATTCAAAGATGCGATGCAACCTTTCTCTCTTTTACTTGGAGGAGGATTTTCTCTCGCAAGAATATTCAGTACTGGAACAGGAATGTTCTTCTTATCCACAGAGACTGGGATCGGGAAAAGTGCCGGGGTAGCAGGAGTGGTTCGTACAGATTCCGCTGCAAAACAGGGAATTGTGAGCATGCTTGCCACATTCTTCGAAGGATTTGTGATCTCTACATTAGTGATCTATGCATTATTTTCCTTCGGGGTAAAAGATCTTGAGTCTGTTAAAAACTTCTTATCCGTATTGATAAACGGTCCTACAGATCCTGCAAGACTGGCTTTGATGGCGTCCTTCTTATTATTCTCCATAGTTGCAATCTCTGGATGGTTCTATACTGGAGAACAAAACGCCAGATATATCTTTGGGGAAAAATTCGCAAATGCGTATCGAATCCTTTTTGTAGCTTCTCTACTTGGCTCTGCATATGCTTACGTTCAATATGGAGAAGAATTCTTATTACAAGTATTCGGTATTGGATATGGGCTCGCACTTATTACTGCTGTTCCAGTCTTGATTAGCTTAGTTCTTCTAGCTAAGGTAGCTCAAGGGGAACTTCGGAAATTCTTAGAGGGTGGGGCGCATTACGAAATCTTTAAGGACTTCTATCTTCTTCTTCTTTCTATCCTTCCTAAAAACTTGGTTTCTTTATTATTCGGGATCTTGGCTTCTTTAAGATTGCCTAGGTTTATCATGATCCCGATTTTAAAGGCATTTGCAAAAGCTTATAAGATCAATTTGAATGAAGCAGAGTTGGAGATCCAAGAGTATAATTCTTTAAATCAATTTTTCACCAGAGCATTAAAAGCTGGTGCCAGGATCACAGACTCTGCTGAGAATGCACTTGTTTCTCCTGTGGATGCAAGGATCACAGGTTTTGGGGATATCAACGATCAAGTAATCCTGCAAGCTAAAGGTGTGGATTATAACCTGAAAGAATTGATTGGAGGGGACAAATACCTTTCTAAATTCCAGAACGGAAAATATATCACATTCTATCTTTCTCCTCAGGACTATCATAGGATCCATTCTCCTGCATATGGAAGAATATTAGGATATTATTATGAACCTGGAAAACTTTTTCCTGTAAATGAATTAGCAGTTTTTGGGATCAGAGGGCTTTTCCCTAAAAATGAAAGATTGATCACATTCTTACAGACCGAATTTGGACTTGTAGCAGTGATCAAAGTAGGAGCTTCCAACGTAGGTCGTATACGTGTGACCTATGATAAAAAGATTATCACAAATACTTTGATTAGAACCACTAAAGAAGAAGATTATAAAGACGTTTCTATCATGATCGATAAAGGTGCGGAACTAGGCAGGTTCGAAATGGGTTCAACCGTGATCTTGATCTTAGAAAGAGATACTTTCGATTTTGCGGAACTTCCTTTGAACGAAAAGGTAACTTACGGAACCACAATCGGAACTTTCAGAAAACAGGTCTTAAAACTTCCAAGATAA
- a CDS encoding acyl-CoA dehydrogenase family protein, with product MNSPLQFELPEELQQLRELVRDVVRKEVVPNRMHYDENNEYPKAILQKFKEAGLYQALFDEEHGGLGYGMMGGIVLAEEVSWGCLGVNTAFTSTKLGALPIDVGGTKAQKDKWLPLLASGEKTAAFGLSEPGAGSDVPAMATTAVKKGDRYVLNGTKQWISSAGQADIYTVFAMTDKGRGPRGISCFIIEKDTKGFSFGKKEDKLGIRCSETRQLIMEDCEIPEENLLGGKENMGFLHAFKTLILSRPAVAAGAVGLMQGAFDAAIEYAREREQFGTTIASFQAIQHMLADMAIKIEGSRLLTYKAGVYAETFHKDAAKFSAMAKCYASDSSVQVASDAVQIFGGYGYTKEYPVEKFYRDAKILQIYEGTSQIQRNEIAAGLIKDAASKTKKG from the coding sequence TTGAATTCACCGCTTCAATTCGAATTACCAGAGGAATTACAACAACTCAGGGAACTGGTCAGGGACGTAGTCAGAAAAGAAGTCGTTCCGAACAGAATGCATTACGACGAAAATAACGAGTATCCAAAAGCTATTTTACAAAAATTTAAAGAAGCTGGATTGTACCAAGCATTGTTCGACGAAGAACATGGCGGACTAGGTTATGGAATGATGGGAGGAATTGTCCTCGCTGAAGAAGTTTCCTGGGGATGTTTAGGAGTAAACACTGCATTCACTTCGACTAAACTAGGAGCTCTGCCAATCGATGTGGGTGGAACCAAAGCTCAAAAAGACAAATGGCTTCCTCTTCTTGCTTCTGGAGAAAAAACTGCTGCATTTGGTTTATCAGAGCCAGGAGCAGGTTCAGATGTTCCTGCGATGGCAACTACCGCTGTGAAAAAAGGGGACCGTTATGTTCTGAACGGAACCAAACAATGGATCAGTAGTGCAGGCCAAGCTGATATTTATACTGTGTTTGCAATGACTGATAAAGGTAGAGGTCCAAGAGGGATTTCTTGTTTTATCATAGAAAAAGACACCAAAGGTTTTTCTTTCGGAAAGAAGGAAGATAAGTTAGGGATCAGATGTTCTGAAACAAGACAACTTATCATGGAAGACTGTGAGATCCCTGAAGAAAATCTTTTGGGTGGAAAAGAGAATATGGGATTCTTGCATGCATTCAAGACTCTTATTCTTTCCAGACCTGCAGTTGCAGCAGGTGCAGTTGGTTTGATGCAAGGTGCATTCGATGCTGCAATTGAATATGCTAGAGAAAGGGAACAGTTTGGCACTACCATCGCTTCTTTTCAAGCAATCCAACATATGCTTGCTGATATGGCCATCAAGATAGAAGGTTCCAGACTTCTGACTTACAAGGCAGGAGTTTACGCAGAGACTTTCCATAAAGACGCAGCAAAATTTTCCGCAATGGCAAAATGTTATGCATCTGATTCTTCTGTCCAAGTTGCTTCCGATGCGGTACAAATTTTTGGCGGTTACGGATACACCAAAGAATATCCTGTGGAAAAATTTTACAGGGACGCTAAAATCCTTCAGATCTACGAAGGCACAAGCCAGATCCAGAGGAACGAAATTGCTGCAGGACTCATAAAAGATGCGGCATCTAAAACCAAAAAAGGTTAA
- a CDS encoding LIC_11366 family protein, protein MISLGAEESVTTTPKLKEMPENRASEPADKWEFGARFGFGMRGPNRFDQNLNGFSSNLNPLVASQTKQENTRGSIQGEFLARTRLSENFKVGMIAGYRYFDPFHLTNLTSEPFYTNLNFQMESFYILGMVWQEGRLNRYFRWETGLGLGITRALWVTDGYATNGKEYYQQNGNMRGSGLEFRLEGSLIHPINERVSLSFGTYLAWINITSFDGSFNGDTASFYVRQDGRLSPLTESANQDNILLSNQYSRKLDMQSAYGGLFFGVNYKL, encoded by the coding sequence ATGATTTCCTTAGGCGCAGAAGAAAGTGTCACAACCACGCCTAAACTGAAGGAAATGCCTGAAAACAGAGCTTCTGAGCCGGCGGATAAATGGGAATTTGGAGCCAGATTCGGTTTTGGAATGAGAGGACCGAATAGATTCGATCAGAATTTAAACGGTTTTAGTTCCAATTTGAACCCTCTAGTTGCCAGCCAAACAAAACAGGAAAATACAAGAGGGAGTATCCAAGGAGAATTTTTAGCCAGGACCAGATTAAGCGAAAATTTTAAGGTCGGAATGATTGCTGGCTACAGATACTTCGATCCATTCCATCTCACAAATCTAACATCTGAACCTTTTTATACGAATCTGAATTTCCAAATGGAAAGTTTTTATATTTTAGGAATGGTCTGGCAAGAAGGTAGACTGAACAGATACTTCCGTTGGGAGACTGGGTTAGGGCTCGGGATCACAAGGGCTTTATGGGTGACAGATGGTTATGCCACAAACGGCAAAGAATATTACCAACAAAATGGAAACATGAGAGGAAGCGGGTTAGAATTTAGATTAGAAGGTTCCTTAATCCATCCAATCAATGAAAGAGTCAGCTTAAGTTTCGGAACTTATTTAGCCTGGATCAATATCACTTCTTTTGATGGTTCTTTTAATGGAGATACCGCTTCCTTTTATGTAAGACAGGACGGAAGACTTTCTCCTCTTACCGAATCTGCAAACCAAGACAATATACTTCTCTCCAATCAATATTCCAGAAAATTGGACATGCAGTCCGCGTATGGCGGACTGTTTTTTGGCGTGAATTATAAATTATAA
- a CDS encoding DUF971 domain-containing protein, whose product MSLSLKATTPETIEFDENILKIEWKDGVISEFPLLELRKRCPCVVCKGGHGGKVGATTGGIKEAKLLSFSKVGRYAINLVWGDYHNTGIYSFDSLRLYAQGEPGDLGIP is encoded by the coding sequence ATGAGCCTTAGTTTAAAAGCGACTACACCAGAAACCATAGAATTCGATGAGAATATTCTAAAAATAGAATGGAAAGACGGAGTGATCTCCGAATTTCCTCTATTAGAACTCAGAAAAAGATGCCCTTGCGTGGTCTGCAAGGGAGGTCATGGCGGAAAAGTAGGTGCTACGACCGGTGGGATCAAAGAGGCCAAATTATTGTCTTTTTCCAAGGTGGGAAGATACGCAATCAATTTGGTCTGGGGAGATTACCATAATACAGGCATTTATAGCTTCGATTCTCTTAGATTATATGCACAGGGAGAACCTGGGGATCTAGGAATTCCTTGA
- a CDS encoding SRPBCC family protein encodes MNEIKQPEFKEMILTRTLNAPRDLVWKAWTDPNMVSQWWGPHGFTAPLCQLDLRPGGEILIHMKDPDGGINPMNGTYKEIVALEKIVFSSYIAFEMDGKKPAAEIQITILFADKGSQTELQVRALPIKVDPELYPAVEGMEEGWTQTLDKLTAIFA; translated from the coding sequence GTGAACGAGATCAAACAACCTGAATTTAAGGAAATGATACTGACCAGAACTCTGAATGCACCAAGAGATCTGGTTTGGAAGGCTTGGACAGATCCAAATATGGTATCTCAATGGTGGGGTCCTCATGGGTTTACTGCTCCTCTCTGTCAATTGGATCTTCGTCCAGGCGGAGAGATACTTATCCACATGAAAGATCCGGATGGTGGGATCAATCCTATGAACGGGACATACAAGGAGATAGTCGCTTTAGAAAAGATCGTATTCTCCTCTTATATCGCTTTCGAGATGGACGGCAAAAAACCTGCGGCTGAAATCCAGATCACCATTTTATTTGCGGACAAAGGTTCTCAGACAGAACTGCAAGTGCGAGCACTCCCTATCAAGGTCGATCCGGAATTGTATCCTGCAGTTGAAGGTATGGAAGAAGGTTGGACCCAAACCCTCGATAAACTTACTGCGATTTTCGCTTAA
- a CDS encoding sterol desaturase family protein yields MQETILDKAVPFFLGLALIEFIWGRRKSVYRWNDSVSDLATGILYSFTGVIITLGAILLYDKIRIYYSVQSLFHLGEFPSSSPLIKTAEGWQFNLESFLAWTFVLLAVDFIYYWFHRATHEIHFLWACHVTHHSSEEFNLTVALRQSMFQRIFEYAFNLPLALFGIPWWMFFICHGILKIYQFWVHTRLIGKLGWMEKILLTPSHHRVHHGRDPEYLDKNHGGILILWDRWFGTYAEEKKEPIYGLTEPLPTFNPIWANLHVYISLWNLVKATPSWKDKLLLLVKKPDWRPDSLGGEKKVPEINRSTYTKFDPTISNSRKMYGVLQFIVLAGLSVYLLKLIKLGKMSFVLYSGFGVWFFFAFLSLGLVWNGRAKMEKWEVLKFVLLGVLVWNLK; encoded by the coding sequence GATTTTGGACAAGGCGGTTCCTTTTTTCTTAGGACTTGCCTTGATAGAATTTATATGGGGAAGAAGGAAATCAGTCTATAGATGGAATGATTCTGTTTCTGATCTGGCGACAGGGATTTTATACTCTTTTACTGGAGTTATAATCACTTTAGGAGCTATTCTTCTATATGATAAAATCAGAATTTATTATTCTGTCCAAAGTCTTTTTCATTTAGGGGAATTTCCGTCTTCTTCTCCTTTAATAAAAACTGCAGAAGGTTGGCAATTTAACCTAGAGTCGTTTCTTGCATGGACATTTGTCCTACTTGCTGTGGATTTTATTTATTATTGGTTTCATAGGGCAACTCATGAGATCCATTTTTTATGGGCCTGCCATGTAACTCATCATTCCAGCGAAGAATTTAATCTGACTGTTGCACTTAGACAATCTATGTTCCAAAGGATTTTTGAATATGCTTTCAATCTTCCATTAGCTTTATTCGGAATTCCTTGGTGGATGTTTTTTATCTGTCATGGGATCTTAAAGATCTACCAATTCTGGGTCCATACTAGATTGATCGGAAAATTAGGTTGGATGGAAAAAATACTTTTGACTCCTTCTCACCATAGAGTCCATCACGGAAGAGATCCTGAATATTTGGATAAGAATCATGGCGGGATACTGATACTCTGGGATCGTTGGTTTGGAACGTACGCAGAAGAGAAGAAGGAACCGATCTACGGGTTAACTGAACCACTTCCAACATTCAATCCTATCTGGGCAAATCTGCATGTATATATTTCTCTTTGGAATTTAGTGAAGGCCACTCCTAGTTGGAAAGATAAACTTCTTCTTCTCGTTAAAAAGCCTGACTGGAGACCAGATTCATTGGGAGGAGAGAAGAAGGTCCCTGAAATAAACAGGTCCACTTATACTAAATTCGATCCGACCATTTCTAATTCCAGAAAGATGTATGGAGTTTTGCAGTTTATAGTCCTTGCGGGACTTTCTGTATATCTATTGAAGCTAATAAAACTAGGAAAGATGTCTTTTGTATTGTATTCAGGCTTTGGAGTTTGGTTCTTCTTTGCATTTTTAAGTTTAGGTCTTGTATGGAACGGAAGGGCTAAGATGGAAAAATGGGAAGTCCTAAAGTTTGTATTACTGGGCGTTCTAGTTTGGAATCTAAAATAA
- a CDS encoding 7TM diverse intracellular signaling domain-containing protein, producing MKGFLDIQNFLAWRVFCKLSFTFFTFALFSPIFAFDPSSLPYDGISLVPHAEVWADEEGDTNFEKMQKKEFYPLTSASLGYSDQAHWFKVPVENKSSHSVSWILEIHYSQLDKAELYLASKGDKVLFRGGDRIPFSERPIQYRFPSFPLELKAGEKDTVYLKIQTKSSVNFAAFAYKSGDFFSNISNEQILLGIYFGSLLVMALYNLFLFLSTKERTYLAFFGYVGAGVLAQWSLHGYSFQFFWPNSVVWASHIITSFTFLVSATTADFIRLYFDAPHYYPNSNRVLKGISILSYVLIVVGYFLPFGFALALYVFLSTITLAAILFLGFQGFSRNLRPALFFLGAWLALVAGAFVFVLRFAGIIPHTISLAYWGVEIGTAMHILLLALALADRVNDLSKDLSSKVEDLNEAKQAIEQSELRFRNLFEGAEELLLTLDQEGNIKDANRTLSRLTGYKPAEVEGKNFLDLIYTLDTQEGFIVLLLAKEKLEEHLRTRKTVEFHSEFKQKYVMEPKPVKIRLQSFESEAGRKVLGKVSEISEDILSRFLISESMHFTVNNYLRNADILSRQLTSNLSQFAGSEVITAIRTCLREVLINAIEHGNLGISFDEKTDAMKSGNYMEFIQKRQREAFYGARNVKVAYSLNSKRIGFEIEDEGDGFDFKKMLNLDGEKLNEESYTHGRGIMMTRKVFDVVKFNEKGNKVLLIKYLQKPLKYKREPSSLDID from the coding sequence GTGAAAGGGTTTTTGGACATCCAGAATTTTTTAGCTTGGAGAGTTTTTTGTAAACTCTCGTTCACTTTTTTTACCTTTGCACTTTTTAGCCCAATTTTTGCATTCGATCCTTCTTCTCTTCCTTATGACGGGATTTCGCTTGTGCCTCACGCGGAGGTTTGGGCGGACGAAGAAGGTGATACCAACTTCGAAAAAATGCAAAAGAAGGAATTTTATCCACTCACTTCGGCGAGTTTAGGATATTCGGACCAGGCTCATTGGTTCAAGGTCCCTGTAGAGAATAAATCCTCTCATTCAGTTTCCTGGATTTTGGAAATCCATTATAGCCAATTGGACAAGGCAGAATTATACCTAGCTTCCAAAGGAGACAAGGTATTGTTTCGTGGGGGGGACAGGATCCCTTTTAGCGAAAGGCCTATCCAATATAGATTTCCAAGTTTTCCCTTAGAGTTAAAAGCAGGGGAGAAGGATACAGTTTATCTAAAGATCCAAACTAAAAGTTCTGTGAACTTTGCCGCCTTTGCATATAAGTCCGGGGACTTTTTTTCTAATATAAGTAATGAACAAATATTACTTGGGATCTATTTCGGATCTCTTTTGGTAATGGCCTTATACAATCTGTTTTTATTCTTATCCACTAAAGAAAGAACATACTTAGCATTTTTCGGATATGTTGGTGCTGGAGTGCTCGCTCAATGGTCACTTCACGGATATTCTTTCCAATTTTTCTGGCCGAACTCTGTAGTTTGGGCAAGCCATATCATAACTTCTTTTACATTTTTAGTTTCTGCAACCACTGCTGATTTTATCAGACTTTATTTTGATGCTCCTCATTATTATCCGAATTCTAATCGTGTTCTAAAGGGAATATCAATTTTATCTTATGTTCTAATAGTAGTCGGATATTTTTTACCATTCGGATTTGCATTAGCACTTTATGTTTTCTTATCTACGATTACCTTGGCTGCAATCTTGTTTTTGGGCTTCCAAGGATTTTCCAGGAATTTAAGACCTGCACTTTTCTTTTTAGGAGCTTGGCTTGCACTCGTCGCGGGTGCATTTGTATTTGTTTTAAGATTTGCGGGAATCATTCCTCATACTATCTCTTTAGCTTATTGGGGCGTGGAGATTGGGACTGCAATGCATATTCTTCTTTTGGCATTGGCACTCGCGGATAGAGTTAATGATCTATCCAAAGATCTTTCTTCCAAGGTAGAAGACCTGAATGAAGCAAAACAAGCGATAGAACAGTCCGAGCTCAGATTTAGGAATTTGTTTGAAGGTGCAGAAGAACTTCTTCTTACATTGGACCAAGAGGGCAATATCAAAGATGCAAACCGCACTCTTTCCAGGCTCACAGGATATAAACCTGCAGAAGTGGAAGGTAAAAATTTCTTAGATCTGATCTATACTCTGGATACCCAGGAAGGTTTTATCGTCCTTCTTCTTGCAAAAGAAAAATTAGAAGAACATTTAAGGACCAGAAAGACTGTTGAATTCCATTCTGAGTTCAAACAGAAATATGTAATGGAGCCTAAACCTGTAAAGATCCGTCTCCAATCTTTTGAAAGTGAGGCGGGAAGAAAAGTTTTAGGTAAAGTTTCGGAGATCTCTGAGGATATTCTTTCTCGCTTTCTAATCTCAGAAAGTATGCATTTCACAGTGAATAATTATCTTAGAAATGCGGATATCTTAAGTAGACAGCTTACTTCTAATTTAAGCCAGTTTGCAGGTTCGGAAGTGATTACCGCGATCCGAACTTGTCTGAGAGAAGTTTTGATCAATGCAATTGAGCACGGAAACTTGGGGATCAGCTTTGATGAAAAAACGGATGCGATGAAATCCGGAAATTATATGGAGTTCATCCAGAAAAGGCAAAGAGAGGCTTTTTACGGGGCGAGAAATGTAAAAGTGGCTTATTCCCTGAACTCTAAACGGATCGGCTTCGAGATAGAAGATGAGGGTGATGGTTTCGATTTTAAGAAGATGTTAAATTTGGATGGAGAAAAACTGAATGAGGAAAGTTATACTCATGGTCGTGGGATCATGATGACTCGAAAAGTTTTTGATGTAGTAAAATTTAATGAAAAGGGGAATAAGGTGCTTCTAATCAAATACCTCCAAAAACCTCTTAAATACAAAAGAGAACCCAGTTCTTTAGATATTGATTAA
- a CDS encoding START domain-containing protein, with protein MKHLYLIVFLLIPMQLFSWDLEKEKNGITVHTREVEGSELKEFRGKTKLKADLNTVVSLIEDNPNYVTWFKDCKHAEAVKVLNTKEKYIYIQNGAPWPVNDRDFVVHTVFSQDKTTGTVTYTIRSIPNIVAEKKGLIRGILKGFWKLVPAGDEIEVTYQILSDPGGSIPSSIANFVVVDIPYETLKKMKEKVTESKYINSPKHPDLVLPVSK; from the coding sequence ATGAAACATTTATATCTGATTGTATTTCTTTTGATCCCTATGCAGTTATTTTCTTGGGATTTGGAGAAGGAGAAAAACGGGATCACTGTCCATACCAGAGAAGTAGAAGGTTCCGAATTAAAAGAATTCCGTGGTAAAACAAAATTGAAAGCGGATCTGAATACCGTGGTTTCTTTAATAGAAGACAATCCAAATTACGTAACTTGGTTCAAGGACTGCAAACATGCAGAAGCAGTTAAAGTTTTGAATACAAAAGAGAAATACATTTATATCCAAAATGGTGCTCCTTGGCCGGTGAATGATAGGGACTTTGTGGTCCATACAGTTTTCAGCCAAGATAAGACTACTGGAACAGTGACTTATACAATTCGATCTATTCCAAATATAGTCGCGGAAAAAAAAGGACTCATAAGAGGAATACTCAAAGGATTTTGGAAATTGGTACCAGCCGGAGATGAAATAGAGGTTACCTACCAGATCTTAAGCGATCCAGGTGGAAGTATCCCAAGCTCTATTGCAAATTTTGTAGTGGTGGATATTCCCTACGAAACATTAAAAAAAATGAAAGAGAAGGTGACTGAGTCTAAGTATATTAATTCTCCTAAACACCCTGATTTGGTTCTTCCAGTTTCTAAATAA
- the ilvA gene encoding threonine ammonia-lyase, biosynthetic produces MIDYIRKILDARVYDVAVHTPLDPMIRMSQRLNSTVLLKREDLQPIFSFKIRGAYNLISRLSSEEKKSGVICASAGNHAQGVALSSQKLGIKAVIVMPITTPSIKIEAVQYFGAEIVLHGDTFDEAYSHARKLEKEKGLKFIHPYDDPDVIAGQGTVGLEILQQYPEPIEAIFIPIGGGGLAAGVASYIKFLRPEIKVIGVEPSDAASMKEAISAGKRVILDRVGLFADGVAVRQAGEETFNICKELLDDVLVANTDEICAAVKDIFEDMRVIAEPAGALSLAGLKSYANQNPNRTGALIAINSGANMNFDRLRHVAERAEIGESREILLGVTIPEKTGSYLKFVQTLGNKIITEFNYRYATDKQAHVFVGLKLKGAHSEKEKVISELESLGYQVLDISANETAKIHIRYMVGGRVSELRDEIILRCEFPERPGALLKFLESLGTNWNITLFHYRNHGADYGRVLVGFQVPSSDREGFRERLKSLGYPYEEETDNPAYKMFLHSV; encoded by the coding sequence GTGATAGATTATATCCGCAAAATTTTAGACGCGAGAGTGTACGACGTCGCCGTCCATACTCCCTTGGACCCAATGATCCGAATGAGCCAAAGATTAAATTCTACGGTTCTTTTAAAAAGGGAGGATCTCCAACCAATCTTCTCCTTTAAGATCAGAGGAGCATACAATCTAATCTCCAGACTTTCTTCAGAGGAAAAAAAATCTGGAGTGATCTGTGCTTCCGCAGGAAATCATGCACAAGGAGTTGCTCTCTCCTCTCAAAAATTAGGGATCAAGGCAGTCATTGTGATGCCTATCACTACCCCATCTATTAAAATAGAAGCAGTACAATATTTCGGAGCAGAAATCGTTCTTCACGGAGATACTTTCGATGAAGCATATTCTCATGCTAGAAAATTAGAAAAGGAGAAGGGACTAAAATTTATTCATCCTTATGACGATCCGGATGTGATCGCAGGACAAGGGACTGTAGGTCTTGAAATTTTACAGCAGTATCCAGAACCTATCGAAGCAATTTTTATTCCAATTGGAGGCGGAGGTTTAGCAGCAGGTGTTGCTTCTTATATTAAATTTTTAAGACCAGAGATCAAGGTCATTGGAGTAGAACCTTCTGATGCAGCCTCTATGAAAGAAGCAATTTCTGCAGGTAAAAGGGTAATCTTAGATAGAGTCGGATTATTTGCGGACGGTGTCGCAGTCAGACAAGCTGGAGAAGAAACATTCAATATATGTAAAGAACTATTGGATGATGTATTAGTAGCAAACACAGACGAGATCTGTGCAGCCGTTAAAGATATTTTCGAAGACATGAGAGTGATCGCAGAACCAGCAGGTGCTCTATCTCTCGCAGGACTAAAATCCTATGCTAATCAAAATCCGAATCGAACAGGAGCGCTTATCGCAATCAATAGCGGCGCAAATATGAATTTTGATAGGCTTAGGCATGTGGCAGAAAGAGCAGAAATTGGAGAATCCAGAGAAATTTTGCTCGGAGTTACTATCCCCGAAAAAACTGGAAGTTATTTAAAATTCGTCCAGACTTTGGGAAATAAGATCATTACTGAATTCAATTACAGATATGCGACAGACAAACAAGCACATGTATTCGTAGGTTTAAAATTGAAAGGCGCTCACTCTGAAAAAGAAAAGGTAATTTCTGAATTAGAATCCTTAGGTTACCAAGTTTTGGATATCAGCGCAAATGAAACAGCTAAGATCCATATCCGTTATATGGTAGGCGGAAGAGTTTCCGAACTCAGAGACGAGATCATTTTAAGATGTGAATTCCCGGAACGTCCTGGGGCTTTATTGAAATTTCTGGAATCATTAGGAACCAATTGGAATATTACATTATTCCATTATAGAAATCACGGGGCAGATTACGGAAGAGTATTAGTTGGATTTCAGGTTCCTTCTTCCGATAGAGAAGGTTTTAGAGAAAGGCTGAAAAGTTTAGGTTATCCTTATGAAGAAGAGACGGATAATCCAGCTTATAAAATGTTTTTACACAGTGTTTGA